The window GGTTCCTGTGCCGAGCTTCGAACTCAACTCTATATCTCGACTCGAATCAACTTGGTGTCAACGCAGCAGTCCGAAACGCTCATCGATGAAACAAAGCAGATATCGAAAATGTTGCAGGCCTTAATTAGCAACCGTCAGCAACAACTCACAAAGCAATGAGTGCGACCACGAAATATCAGACGCTTTGCGTCAACAACCAATGACCCCAACTCCAAATGAAGAAGCTAGAAGCTAACCGCTAGTAGCTTTACAAAAACCAAGCCTGTGGCCCTGTGAACCTGTGGCCCTTTTCACTTGAAGAAGCAATCCCATGCCGACTTATACCTTTGAAGCGATGGACGCGACCGGACAAGAGATCCGGGACGAAATCGATGCGGCCAACGAGGACGAAGCCCAAACCACCATCCGTCAGATGGGCTACTTCGTCACCAAAATCGCGGTCAAGAAACAAGCGGCCGGTTCCGCTGGGGCCGGAGGTGGCAAGAAGCGGCCCTTCGCCATGGGCGGTGCCAAGACCAAACATATCTGCGCGTTCACGCGTCAGCTGTCGATCTTGCAAGACGCTGGTCTGCCGATTCTGCGCAGCCTGAAGATCTTGGAAGGCAACCAGAAACCAGGCAAACTCAAGAATGCCTTGATGGATGTTTGCGACGAGATCGAAGGTGGGTCGACGCTGTCCGAGGCAATGGCAAAGTGCCCGAAGGTCTTCAGTCGGCTGTACGTCAACATGATCAAAGCCGGTGAGGCCGGCGGTGCGTTGGAAACGATTCTCAACCGGTTGGCTGACTTCCTCGAGTCCGCTGAATCGTTGAAGCGAAAGGTCAAGGGTGCGTTGATCTACCCGGTCATCGTGGTCTTGGTCGCGACGTTGATTCTGACGTTCATCATGTTGTTCATCGTTCCGACGTTCGAAAAGATGTTCGACGAGTTCGGGTTGGATCTGCCGGCACCGACGGTGTTGTTGATCGCGATGAGCAATTACATCGCTGGGTATTGGTTCCTGCTGATCTTGATGCCGATCTGTGCGTTGATCCTGGTCAAGTTGATGAGGAAATTCAAACAGGGGCGGATCGGATTTGACATGTTCATCATCCGCGTGCCCATCTTTGGCACGTTGATCGAAAAGAACATCTTGGCTCGGACGACGAGGACGTTGGGGACACTGATCAGTTCCGGTGTGCCAATTTTGGAAGCCCTCAACATCACGCGAGAGACGGCGGGCAACGCCATGTTCGAGCGAATGTTCACCGGGGTCAGCAACCAGATCCGCGAGGGGGAAGTGATCAGCAAGCCGCTGAAGGAATACTCGGTGTTGGGATTCCACCCGATGACCGCGGTGTTCTGGGCTTTGTTTGGATCGTTCCCCGGCATCATGGTCATGAGCGTCGCGTTGACCGCAAAGGGCGGCAAGCTGGATGACGGCACCATGGTTGAGATGCTGACGTTCATGTCCAGTTACATGATCATTGGTGGAGCCGTGCTGTGTGTTTTGTTTTACCTGACGAAGATCAAAGGCCGCGTGGTGGATGACCTCGTGGTGAACATGGTCGACGTGGGGGAAGAAACCGGCGAGCTCGACACGATGCTTTACAAGGTAGCCGACACCTATGACGAAGAAGTCCGGATCATGACCGACGCACTGACCGCGTTGATGGAGCCATTGATGATCGTGTTCCTCGGGGTCGCGGTCGGTTTCATCGTGATCAGTTTGTTCATGCCATTGGTCGAGTTGATCTCGGGCTTGAGTTAAGCAGCCAAATTGAAACAGCCCGACCGGCGCGAGAGTGCCGGTCGGTCGACGAGACAAACCTTTTTCAACCTCATCCGCACCGCGTCGGTTTCGCTCCATGAGTGGAACGGACAACCGCCAGCACCATTCCCCGTTCCGAGAGTAGCGATGAACGCTCGAACCAATCTCCATCAGCCCGCCCGCGTGGCACCCACCACCCGCTCCGCCTTCACCCTGGTGGAAATGCTGGTGGTGATCGGGATCATTGGCATCTTGTCGGCGATCCTTATACCGGCCATCACCGGTGCGATTGGCACTGCTCGCGACACTGCGATCCGAATGGAAGTCGATGTGATCGACCAAGCTCTGGCCGCCTACAACCTGAAATATGGTGACTACCCACCGGACTTCTATCAGTGGAAAGATGTTGAGCGACACTTTCGAACAGCATTTCCAGACATCAACGACACTGAGTTGCGGATCCTCGCCCAGTTCACTCACGTGAATGATTCGTTGGCGCGTTGTGGTGGTAGCGGCGTGACCGATCCGCGAACTAGTTCAGCGTTTGCTCACTATCCCCATGCGATGGATCGCGCGGAGGCATTGGTGTTTTGTCTCGGTGGTTATTCCAGCGACAAGAAACGCCCATTCACCGGACAAGGTGGTCCGTTGGCATTGGTTGCCTCGGCCAGCTATCCGACCACCGCATCAGACACTGACTACCAGTTGTTTCAGTTTAATTCTGATCGTGACAATGCTTTCTTCGACTTTGGGTCGGCTCGGAACAGCGTCATCGTTGTCGATGGCAGTGGGACATTCAATCCGCTGGGGCTGGCCGCTCCATACGCGTATTCCGACGACGAGAGCGTTGCAAATGCTTTGGGATTTGCTCAATTGCCGGATCCCTTTCCCGTTGCGTTTCCTGGCGTGAGTGAACTGCCGGTCGCATACTTTTCTGCGGACAATTACCAGTACGCACTGGGGAGTGCCGCTCAAGGAAGTTGGGCTTGGCAACAAGCTGGATCGAAACACCTGATGAATGTCTATTCGCCACCGGGTGACTTGCAAGATGTGGGCGCAGCTCAGGTTTTTGTCTCCGCTCAACAAGACACAACGCCGAAGTCAACGCTTGCTGGACTGCCTGTGGTAGCTGCTGGAGCTTACGAGTTCGTGGAACCCAAACGCTTCCAATTGGTATCGGCAGGAAGGGATAACCACTTTGGCGGGATCTTTGTACCGCAAGGATCGGGTTCGTATGTCACGGCCTTACCAATGTTCACGACTGGTCAGTTTTACAACCCGTTCGGACTTCCGGCTGCAATCAGCGGGACGCCAGCAAACCTGTCGAGTGTTGATAGGTATCAGGACGGTTATGCCTACGAAAAGATGGGCGGGTCGTCGCCGTACACCACCCGGCCAATGCTGGACAATATCACTAACTTCTCGACTTCGACACTCGATTCGGACCTTCCATAGAACCTGTTATCGCATCAGTCATTCGCCACTCGGCAAAGCCTTTTCTTATGTTTTCTAAAACCTCCAATCGCAACGCATTCACCTTGGTTGAGGTGCTGGTGTCATTCGTGATCATCAGCGTCATCAGCGGAATGGTGGCGATCGCTTTGTCCGGAGCCCAGCGACAGGCTCAGGACACACGTGCGAAGGCAATGATCGACCGATTGAATCTTTCGATCTTGAGACTTTACGAGGACGAATCTCAAAGGCGCGTCGCTATGCCGGGCAATGTTCGGGATGGTGAGGCGGTGAGTCATGCTCAGCTGATCTTTAAACGAGACTGGCTGCGAGCGATCTTGCCAAACAACAAGGCTGACATGGATGTCGGTTCAGGTCGAAGCGGTGCTCCGAACGTTGCGCCTATTCCGTACCGGACCAACGCAGTTGAACCGCCGGTGGCTCCTGCGGTCGCTCCCGAAAATTCCCGTGCGTTGGCATCTCAGCGTTATCGTCAACGTGTGATGCGAACATTGAATGTCGGGACATGGGCCGCGGCTTGGGATCTTTGGACTCCTGAGCATCAAAGTGCCGAATGCCTTTATCAGATCTTCGCTTCTTCAACACTCGATGGGGAGCCGTTGCTGAAGCAGTTGAGGACACGTGATATCGCGGACACAGACGAAGATGGGATGCCTGAAATTGTTGATTCCTGGGGTGTCCCACTTCTTTGGATGCGTTGGCCCACGGGGTTCTATTTGAAGAACCGTTGGGCTGCAGACGAATCTGATTCAACCGCTTGGCCAACCGTAGGTGAACTTGCCGCGATCATTCGCAATCGCGGAGATGATCCGTTGGACTTGCTTCGAATGGATCCACGCTATCGGTCAGAGTACGACTACGATTTGGCGTCGACGACCAATGATTTGGTCGATCCGAGAACGAACAGCAATAGCATCATGGTCGACAAGCTCACCTACGCGGTGCGACCGATGATTGTGTCCGCCGGAAGTGACGGTGAGTTTGATCTCGTAACCTCAGGTCCTGGGACTGGCCGTGAGACGGTTGGGGACGACTTCGTTGCAAGCCTACGCGTCGCGGACGCGCGGGATGGTAGCGTGCGACAATTCAATCGAGCTGTCTTCTTTCCTGATCCGTTCTTCACCTTGAACGTCGTGGGGACTGGGGCGGATTCCCCACGCCCACTTCTTCAGCGACTAGGGGCGGTTTCCGATGTCAACGGAGACAGGACGGACAATTCAGCTGACAACATTTATCCAGTACTGGGGTTCTGATCATGTTTATTGCAAAGATGAGAAGAGTCGCTCTTCGTGCTGGGTTTACGCTTGTCGAATTGATGATTGCACTCGCGATCATCACCCTGTTGACCAGCATTGCTCTTCCAACAATCAAGAATACGCTTCGTGAACAGCAAGTGTCTCGTTCGGCAACATTGTTGCAGTCTGTGATCGAAGAAGCACGAGCAAGATCGATTGCGACAGGTGGTGGAGGTGGCATCATCATTGATCGCATTGGTGGGCGAGGCCCTCTCGATCGAAGCCAAGCCATTCGCATGCGTTTTGCGACGACCCCAGCTCCCTATTCGGGTGAAGGCTTAGGAACTCGAGGTTTGATCTCTGTCGGATTCGACCCTGCGGGAGTGGAGTTTGACACGGTGACAATGTTGGTTCCCGGTGAGGCATCTCAGTTGTTGCGTTCTGCACGAGACATAAGCGTCAATCCGAACAAGCGGACGCTCATCAATCCAGGCGACATTGTGCAGCTCGGTGACAACGGTATGCCCGCGCAGATTACTGGTATCGGCCTCACCGGAACGAGCGATGTCTTATTAACGTTGCAGAGGATTGAGGCAAACGCCAATTTTCGTCGTTTTCACAATCAAGAGGTTCCGTTCCGTATTCTTCGTTCGCCTACGCCTGCGATCGCGATGCCAACTGAGCTGTCACAGGGGGCAACGATTGATCTAACCAGTTCCGGGATTGGTCGCTTTGGCAACGAGTTTTCGCCAATGGAGATCGAAGGCAACTATGTCGACTCAACGGCGTTGCCGTTCACCGTTGCCACGAATCGATCACAAGTCGTTGACTATGGTTCGATTTGGATTTTGTTTGGAGCACGAGGAGAGGTCAGTCGAGTGCTGGCAACTCAGCGAGTGAGTGGTGCTCTGTTGCTGCAGGAGCTTCCGGTCTTGGGTGACATTCACTTTCTAGTGGGCCGTTCGGGTGACCTGAAGGTGGATCCGAATGACCAACTTGAAGACACCGACGGCTCACCGTTTGCGGATGATGCAGATGACGGAACGACGCCGTTGCTTAGCGATGAAAGTATTTGGGTGACCATTAAGTCACGCAATGGTGAAGTGGTGGCGTCGTCTTGGACCAATCCTTTCGTGAATCAGGCTCAGATGATCCCGCCGGGACCGCCTAGCAACAATGCCAACCAGCGATTGCGAATTCGGTCAGTGATCGGAGCCGCTCGCACGGCTGCGGTCGAAGCTCGTGACTTGGGGTCGAACTGATGATGAATTCGTTGAATCAAAATCGAACACGGTGCCGCAACCTTATGAACCGAAATACTTTGATTCGTGGTTTGCGTGGTGGCGTGACGCTAATGGAAACAGTGTTTGCCATGGGGGTCATCCTGACAGGACTGTTGGGACTCGCTGCTTTGATTCCGATTGCATCTGACAATGCTAAGTCAGCGATGGAGTTGGATCGTAGTATCAGTGAATCGACAGCGGCAGCAGCAATTGGTGCTGCCCAGAAATTCCATGACCTCGATAAGTTGGTGATCTATTACAAACCCGTTTCGACTTCGCCCGGAGCACCTGGCGAAACACTAACCGGCCAGGTCCTGTCGATTCGCGATGCGATGATTGTTGGCGGTTTTCCAAGCGAGGAAAAGGAAAAGCTGAGCTCGCCTGGTTATGGTCATCCCGATTCGAAGGCAGGGATTCAGGCCGGGATTTGCATTGACCCGTTGGGGATGCCTGATCTTCGAACATTGCTTCCTGGCCCCTCCACTCCAGCGAATGGGAACTATGCGGACAACGTTTCAGCAAGTCCTTTTGCCGCGACGGCCAACACTGATTCGGCTTATGACTTCAGCCGATTCCCCTACTACAACGAGCGGTACAAGATTCTCACGCCTCCAAATGATCCGGTCAGGGCGTCCAATGGGCCAGTCGCATCAGGCCCGGTTCCACCGAACCGGCCACAGATGCCGTTCCCAATGTCGCCGCGAATGTGGAGAGCAACATTGCGATCAGAAATGTTTGCTGAAACAACTCCCGTGTACCGTCATCAAATTATCAGTCGCGCCTACGCCGAACACGTTTTCCGAGGTTCAGGTGGACTGTCCGTGGTTGATGGCAGCAAGCCTTCGGATCCAGCTTCGGTTCTGTTGACCAAGACAGTGATGACAAGTGGTGTGACAACGGATTCAGGGACGACCAATTCAAGCGAGTACACCTGGTTTGCGACATTGGTTCCACCGTTTTTGGGTGGCAATAGTTATCGCCAATCAATCGTTGTTGTTCGCCAGCGTTCCCTTGAAGTGCCTCAGCGACTGGATGACCCGCTTGCACTGCAGAAACGCAGTTATGCGGCTGATGATTCGGATGACAATCCTCGCGGCGAACGAATCGCTTGGGTTGGGAATTGGATTGGTTTTGTCGGCGGTGCCGGCGGTGAGGTGGAACTTTATGGTTCTGCTTCCGTTGACTCCGAAATCCGCACGGGTGAATGGGTGATGCTGTCTCGTCAGCCACACCAAGTCGGTGGCGGTCCATTGACGCTTGGTATGTCCGCCCAAGGCCCAGCCGTTCATCGGTGGTATCGAGTATTGCGAGTTGATGAGCCACAGTATGGTTTTATCAACGGTGGAGGTTTTGGAGCTGGCTGGAATGATTCAGACAGCAACACGAACCCAGAAGTCTGGCGTCGCACAGTGACTTTGGACGGTCCTGATTGGACCTTCCAGGATGAATCAAGCGGCAATGTAACTCACATCGACGATACCTACTGCACGATTGTCAGTGGGGCTGTGTCGGTAGTCGAATCAGAGGTGGTAATCGAATGAGTCGCGAAACCCCTCTGCCCTCTCTCTTCTCTATTCGTAATGACCTGCCTCCAAATGCAGGGAGTACACACATGACTCAAAAGAACAAACTATCGACACCGGTCGGCTTTTGCCCACCGGATCAACGCTCGGGGATCGTGTTGCTCGTCGTCCTTGGGATGCTGACTCTCTTCAGTGTTCTCGGTGTCAGCTACCTCGTTTTTACATCCCGTCAACGCAGCGCAGCGTACAGCATCCAGCGTTCGGAAGCGGCT of the Rhodopirellula baltica SH 1 genome contains:
- a CDS encoding type II secretion system F family protein — translated: MPTYTFEAMDATGQEIRDEIDAANEDEAQTTIRQMGYFVTKIAVKKQAAGSAGAGGGKKRPFAMGGAKTKHICAFTRQLSILQDAGLPILRSLKILEGNQKPGKLKNALMDVCDEIEGGSTLSEAMAKCPKVFSRLYVNMIKAGEAGGALETILNRLADFLESAESLKRKVKGALIYPVIVVLVATLILTFIMLFIVPTFEKMFDEFGLDLPAPTVLLIAMSNYIAGYWFLLILMPICALILVKLMRKFKQGRIGFDMFIIRVPIFGTLIEKNILARTTRTLGTLISSGVPILEALNITRETAGNAMFERMFTGVSNQIREGEVISKPLKEYSVLGFHPMTAVFWALFGSFPGIMVMSVALTAKGGKLDDGTMVEMLTFMSSYMIIGGAVLCVLFYLTKIKGRVVDDLVVNMVDVGEETGELDTMLYKVADTYDEEVRIMTDALTALMEPLMIVFLGVAVGFIVISLFMPLVELISGLS
- a CDS encoding type II secretion system protein, whose translation is MNARTNLHQPARVAPTTRSAFTLVEMLVVIGIIGILSAILIPAITGAIGTARDTAIRMEVDVIDQALAAYNLKYGDYPPDFYQWKDVERHFRTAFPDINDTELRILAQFTHVNDSLARCGGSGVTDPRTSSAFAHYPHAMDRAEALVFCLGGYSSDKKRPFTGQGGPLALVASASYPTTASDTDYQLFQFNSDRDNAFFDFGSARNSVIVVDGSGTFNPLGLAAPYAYSDDESVANALGFAQLPDPFPVAFPGVSELPVAYFSADNYQYALGSAAQGSWAWQQAGSKHLMNVYSPPGDLQDVGAAQVFVSAQQDTTPKSTLAGLPVVAAGAYEFVEPKRFQLVSAGRDNHFGGIFVPQGSGSYVTALPMFTTGQFYNPFGLPAAISGTPANLSSVDRYQDGYAYEKMGGSSPYTTRPMLDNITNFSTSTLDSDLP
- a CDS encoding type II secretion system protein, producing the protein MFSKTSNRNAFTLVEVLVSFVIISVISGMVAIALSGAQRQAQDTRAKAMIDRLNLSILRLYEDESQRRVAMPGNVRDGEAVSHAQLIFKRDWLRAILPNNKADMDVGSGRSGAPNVAPIPYRTNAVEPPVAPAVAPENSRALASQRYRQRVMRTLNVGTWAAAWDLWTPEHQSAECLYQIFASSTLDGEPLLKQLRTRDIADTDEDGMPEIVDSWGVPLLWMRWPTGFYLKNRWAADESDSTAWPTVGELAAIIRNRGDDPLDLLRMDPRYRSEYDYDLASTTNDLVDPRTNSNSIMVDKLTYAVRPMIVSAGSDGEFDLVTSGPGTGRETVGDDFVASLRVADARDGSVRQFNRAVFFPDPFFTLNVVGTGADSPRPLLQRLGAVSDVNGDRTDNSADNIYPVLGF
- a CDS encoding pilus assembly FimT family protein; this encodes MFIAKMRRVALRAGFTLVELMIALAIITLLTSIALPTIKNTLREQQVSRSATLLQSVIEEARARSIATGGGGGIIIDRIGGRGPLDRSQAIRMRFATTPAPYSGEGLGTRGLISVGFDPAGVEFDTVTMLVPGEASQLLRSARDISVNPNKRTLINPGDIVQLGDNGMPAQITGIGLTGTSDVLLTLQRIEANANFRRFHNQEVPFRILRSPTPAIAMPTELSQGATIDLTSSGIGRFGNEFSPMEIEGNYVDSTALPFTVATNRSQVVDYGSIWILFGARGEVSRVLATQRVSGALLLQELPVLGDIHFLVGRSGDLKVDPNDQLEDTDGSPFADDADDGTTPLLSDESIWVTIKSRNGEVVASSWTNPFVNQAQMIPPGPPSNNANQRLRIRSVIGAARTAAVEARDLGSN